The stretch of DNA CTGGGTAGGGAGCAGCTCACCCTGAAGAGCATTGAAATTGTTTTAAATGAACTTTATCCTGATAGGTCTTTTAAACAAAACAAGGATTATTATGAAAAACTGAGGTGCAAATTCAGTGATAATGGGTTAAATATTGATAGTGGATATGAAGACACAGACACAACCCACAAATTGGAGAATATTATGTCTTCAACGGTAGTTAACAAAACTAATAGCAAAACTCATGGAAAGAGTAGGACTGAAGAATCGAGGAGGCAAAAAAAACATGATAAATTTAAGAGTGACCAGGAACACTTACCTAGAGTGATGAAAAAACTTGAAATATGCCATAGTAAACCACTTACCCTCTTGGCTACAAGCTTAGATTATACCACCCACTGTGAGCACTGCACaacttacaaaataaaaaaaaaattaaacagtgactTTGGTAATGATACGCTAGAAGATTTGTCATTGACTGAAATATGTAGGAAACAAAGACCAGAGAAGCCAAAACCCACATGTATAGTTTGCCACAGCAGAACTAGGGTATTGGGTATGGACTATGGTGAGGTAGGGGAAAGAGTGGACAGTGACATGGATCTAAACCAGAATTCAAACTGGCCCCCTCATAGAATTCAAAGGCAGACAAATGACATAGAAACAAAGAGCAAATGTCACAAAGAGATAAAGAAATGCAATGGTGAGCATCCTGACTGCTCTCCAATAAAACCCAGTAGACGGAGAATAGAAGATTTCCTGGAAGATACAAAAGAGAATGTTCTAATAAACACAGACAAAACAATCACTGACAATGAATCCAATAGTAAAAAGGAAATGGCAAACATTGCCCACACAACACAGAAGGTTTCTGGTGGGAAGTCAAGTACATGTGAGGAAAAGGGAATTTTACCTCTCAGCCAACGTTCTATCAGGGACAAGATGGATATTGATAAATATTATGAGATTGGCAAGAGTATTGGAGATGGCAACTTTGCTGTTGTGAAGGAGTGTAGAATCCGAAATACAAATCAAGAATTTGCCATGAAGATTATTGATAAAGCCAAGCTTGTAGGAAAGGAAGATATTATTGAGAACGAAGTTAGGATAATAAAATTGCTCTCCCACCCTAATATTGTAAAACTGCTGGACAATTTTGAGACTGAAAATGAGATTTACTTGATAATGGAGTACATAAAAGGAGGGGACTTGTTTGACGCAATAACTGAAAGTATTAAATTTACTGAACACAATGCTGCACTTATGTTGAATGACTTGTGCGAGGCTCTTGGTTATATCCACGGTAAAAATATCGTTCATAGAGACCTAAAGCCTGAAAATTTACTGGTAAGTGCTTATTAATCATGGCAATACGCTCAATACTTTCTATACATGTACTGTACAGTATTTTAATTATATGTTAAGTATATATGCACAGTTTATATATGCACCACCTTTTGAATTAATGTGTCTGTGCATGTTTTCCCCTCCCAGCCCCCAAGCCCTTTACCCCAAGAAATATgtccctcctccaccattttAGCTATTTGAACTCCTGCGAAATGCGACATTATCCGATGGGCTGACTGAGTTATCCGGTATATATGATTTAATACTGACACCTACagctatgaagtgagcgcagcgCCTGCACTTCCTTCAAAGTAACTTCAAACTCCAGGGCATATATTTACGCCCTGATGCGTTAAGTCCCGAAGGCTACATAGCCCAACCTCTGCACGATATAAGTGCTTATCTCTTAGATCAGTGCTCATTTATTGAGACTTAAGACAGCTTGGTTATTAGTCCAGCAGGGCCATACAAATGATAGTTTGTACTTCTATCATTCGCAGGCTGGTATCATCTCTTACACAGGGCAATGTGAGCCAACAAATGAAGAATTTTTTTGCAGGTTAAAATCATGCAGTCAGCTAGCTAACAAGCGTTTGTTTGTACAGTGATTAATAGCCTTATGTAATAGTTAGTTATAGTTTTGAAGAACAAGTTGCCCTTTTTATTGACATGTTTAATTTTACTATTTAAAGCATGTCTAAAAATTTCAGAGGAATTTACAACAGAATTCAGTCATCTGAACATAGCCTGTGGCACAAATATATTGCAATTGGTGATTCATTGGTGGGGAATTTTAACAAATCCATTGTTGACTGTGTATTTAATCATTGCAATGAACACGCCCTATGTACTACATACAACCAAACAAGGGTAGGATAGTTatgatgggaaaaaaaagataTCAAGCAGCTTTATCTTACAAATACTATATCCACAAGGAGACACTAATTGTTTCACAATTGTTTGGGGGAAACCAACAGCTGCTTACCAGAGTAGGTTGTGTGAACTCACATACATCAATGAAGAGCACGTGGAAGTTATCAATGTatcgtctgca from Hyla sarda isolate aHylSar1 chromosome 5, aHylSar1.hap1, whole genome shotgun sequence encodes:
- the DCLK3 gene encoding serine/threonine-protein kinase DCLK3, whose amino-acid sequence is MPGGAFLRTELASCTCKHHGQQRLYGHLYNNLHVRSTDRRHQVTCPPIGPRAFGKPFQGMNTYSSPYFHSQNGFHTIHSENSPVKPKIVTVVKPGSHPLKKITLLLNRRSVQTFEQLIADISEGLGLPRWKNDRVRKLYNLKGKEIHSVSDFFRGDDVFIALGREQLTLKSIEIVLNELYPDRSFKQNKDYYEKLRCKFSDNGLNIDSGYEDTDTTHKLENIMSSTVVNKTNSKTHGKSRTEESRRQKKHDKFKSDQEHLPRVMKKLEICHSKPLTLLATSLDYTTHCEHCTTYKIKKKLNSDFGNDTLEDLSLTEICRKQRPEKPKPTCIVCHSRTRVLGMDYGEVGERVDSDMDLNQNSNWPPHRIQRQTNDIETKSKCHKEIKKCNGEHPDCSPIKPSRRRIEDFLEDTKENVLINTDKTITDNESNSKKEMANIAHTTQKVSGGKSSTCEEKGILPLSQRSIRDKMDIDKYYEIGKSIGDGNFAVVKECRIRNTNQEFAMKIIDKAKLVGKEDIIENEVRIIKLLSHPNIVKLLDNFETENEIYLIMEYIKGGDLFDAITESIKFTEHNAALMLNDLCEALGYIHGKNIVHRDLKPENLLVQKNPDGSSTLKLADFGLAVFVTEPILTVCGTPTYVAPEILSEKGYGLEVDMWATGIILYILLCGFPPFRSPERNQEELFEIIQRGEYEFLSPYWDNISEEAKDLVSRLLVLSPLKRFTAKCVLQHSWVKSRGQMNVRNLQREITMNIERHFRNRRQKKGTQSDL